The DNA sequence TCCGTGGGATGCTTAACATAGCATGTGTTGATAATTATGACGTCAGCATCATCGATTCCTGTGAGCACAGCGCCCTCCTCCCGGAGGACGCCTGCCATGATCTCAGAGTCTGCCTGGTTGAATGTACATCCAAATGTCTCTATATAAACCCTGATACCATCCATTGGAAATCACTCTTTTAAATGTTAACCTGAAAAAATGGATTTGTGGTCTTCAGTTCAGTGGAATTTCCATCCATGTTTCCCTATCAGCGGGACGAAGGCAACCCCGCCGAGATTTCTGGACCTGTAGTCGTCGGCGGAGGTCCTCTCAATCAGAACCAGTTCCTGATAGAATTTATCAGAACCCACAGGTATTAAAAGTTTTCCCCCTATCTCCAGCTGCTTCATGAGGGGATCCGGGATGTATGGTGCCGCTGCAGTCACGTATATCCTGCTGTAGGGTGCCTCATCAGCGAATCCCTGGCTGCCATCGCCGTGTATGACCGTTATGTTATCGTATCCGAGGCTTCTGAGTTTTTTGCGGGCCCTTTCATAGAGGATTCCTATCCTTTCAACGGTGTAGAGGTGTCCCTCGGGTCCTATGATTTCAGCTATAACAGCTGCATTGTAGCCGCAGCCGGTACCTATCTCAAGGACCTTCATCCCGGGTTCCAGGTCAAGGATCTCAGCTATCATGGCAACCATGTGGGGTGCCGATATGGTCTGACCCTCACCTATGGGGAGCGGCATGTCCATGTAGGCCCTGTGCATCTCATCCTCAGGGACAAACTCCTCCCTGGGCACCCTCTCCATGGCCCTCCTGACGGCCTCAGATTTTATGTATCCCCTCTCCATGAGGTCCTGAACCATTCTCCTTCTCTCATCCATCATGTGACCACAGCAGATCAGCCCCGAAGTCCCGGGATCACACCACCCTGTCTGTCAGGTCATGGGTGAATCTCATGTTAACCGGGACCCCGTAGATCCTCTTAATGTTGTGTGCGGGTGCTGAGCCCCTCCTTATCATCCTGTCCCCCGTTTTCATGCTCTTTATCCTGAAGACGTGTTCACCGATTTTCAGGACGTCACCGACCCTGAAGATGAAGTCCCTGTCGATCTCAACCTTCCTTGAGTAGACCTCACCATGGAGGTCAACCGAGACACCGACACGTGCAGGTGCCTCAAGTGAAACTGCCCATACCGTCTCGATATCGTCTTCAGTGGCCCTATCAACCCTCTTACCGCTTTTGAGTTCAATGGAGGTCACCTCAACCAGTTTGCCTGAAACTGTGAGGGCGTCTCCTGCAGATAGCTCCTCACCGGGGTACAGTTCCACCTCATCCCGGTAGGATTTCCCGTGCTCACTGACCACTATTCTGTGGGTCCGGGGCTTTTCAATGACGATGCTGTCCCTGAAAACCGTGCCACATTCCTCGCATTCAAGTACAAGGTGCTTTATCTTCCTTGACCTTGACTCATCGGTCCTGCTCTTCAGGACCCTGAATGATCCTGATCCACAGATAGGGCACTGCATCTCTACCCCTCATCTCCTGATATGCCAGTATCGATTGTTTTGAGGTAGTGGTTCACGAGTCCGCCGTCCTCGAGGATTGATAGCATGTAATCATTGAAGGGTTTCATCCTGTATTCGCTGCCTGCTGTGAGGTTCCGGATCTGGCCGCTTCTCAGATCGATGGATACTTCATCCCCGTCATCAGCATCGACCTTCGCCATTATAACAGGCAACCCTATGTTTATGGCGTTTCTGTAGAATATCCTTGCAAAGGATTCGGCTATTATTGCGACCACACCTGCATGTTTCAGGGCGACGGGGGCCTGTTCCCTTGATGATCCGCAGCCGAAGTTGCGTCCGGCGACGATAATGTCTCCCTTCCTGACCTGAGAGGCGAATTCGGGTCTTGCACCCTCCATCACATGGGACGCCAGTTCATCCAGGCTGAAGGTCCTCAGGTAACGGCCCGGTATAATCATATCTGTATCCACGTTGTCACCGAATCTCCATACTCTTCCCCTTATGATTCCTTCCATTGTATCTCCCTTACTGGTGTTCTATCTGGTCCATGAAAAACATCATCAGTCATCTTGGGGTTCATTTTATCATGAAGGCTCCCCTGTTGCGGCCTCCTGTTACTATTATCCTCCCGGGACCCATGATCTCGGCCACGGCTCCAGCCACATTTCCAGGTTTTTCATCGGTGACCGAGTAGACCGCAGGTCCAAAGGAACTCATACCTGCACCTGGAGCCCCTGCAGATATCATCGAATCTATTATCCTGTCGATGAGTGGGTCCTGGAGTTCCCTTTCGATTCTCTTGAAGCCGGTGCCCTGTATCTCGTTGACCGACTCTCCGAAGGCCTCTATATCCCCCTCAAGGATAGCGGGCATCATCTTCATGAGTATTATGTGGGAGAGCCTCTCAACATCACGCAGAGGGAGGGGGCAGTACTCCTGGAATATGTTAACCTCCCTTCTCCCTGAAACGGATCTATCGATTTCGGGGATGGCTATTATGATGTTCCATTCCTCAGGAAAATCATACCTTGCAATTACAGGTGGTGGTGAGGCACTTGAGGCAGATGATGGCAGAAAGTCTGACTTCTCCCTGCTGCTGTGGCCTGCATCCACTATGAATCCTCCATCCTCAAAGGATGCCACCCCTATACCTGAGGTTCCTCCCCTTCCCACAATGTGTGCGAGTTCCCTTGCAGTGAATTTCATTCCATGGTACTCTGCCACGAGTCTTGCCGTTGCAAGGGACAACTGGGTCCCTGAACCCAGACCTGAGTGGGCAGGGAACATGCTTCGTACGGTGAAATGAAACTTTTCATCACTCCCTATGTGCTTGAGGGTTCTCCTTGCAGCTTCCATTATCTTTGACCTGTATTCCTCCCTTAGCTTCCCTTCAGCATGAGAGGTGAATTCAACTCCCATATCATCTGAGGCCTCAAGGCCCACCACAAGTTCGGGTTCATTGAGTGTGATCCCAACTCCACCGTCAAGGCGGCCCCTCTCACCGTTGAGGTCTATGAGGGTCAGGTGGAGTCTGGATGGTGTGTTTATGATCAATTCAATTACCACTCCTTAATCCTTTGATTCATTAAGGGGCTTTGCAAAGTGCCTTTCAACATCTGCCCGGTGTATCGAATTCATTGTGCAGAAGGGGACTATGCGGCCGTCAGGGAGGGCGTAGTGTATGACGCACCTCCTGACCCTGTCGATGTCAAAGTTCCATGGGTCCATGAAGTGCATGCATGATATAAGGAGGGTGTTGTAGTGGAACTCACCGAGGGCTGTGTAGGACCTCTCCTTGAATATGGATGTGAGTATTCTCTTTATATCCACTGATTCCGGGGCCTCTGATTTATCCAGGGTTTTCGGGAGTTCTATTGCTGATCTTGCAATCACCCTTGCCTTTGCAGCTATTCCTCCCTCCTCGATTTCATCCTTACCCTTTTCGAGTACCTCAAAGAACCTGTCGACATCGATGAACCTTGTTATTGGAATTATTTTATCGTCCTCTAGGAATATGTAGGTTGCTGTCCCGCAGTGCTGGTGGCATGTGAAGGTTACCTGGGGTTCTCCCTCAATGGCGGCCACGAAGTCAGATATCGGGCGGACAGATGATGCAGGGTAGAAGTCATCCATGGATATCTCTGACCCTGTCTGTGCTTCCACCAGTTTCTGGAAGTCCGGTATCGTTATGCGCTGTTCCTCGACCCTGTCGGCAGGGGTTCTTCCTGCGAAGGAGACCGGCTGGAAGTTAACGCCTCTTATGATGTCAATGTTGTCAATTGCGAATCTTATGATGTCCCCAACCTGGTTGTCGTTCAGCCCCCTCACCAGTGTCGGGACAAGGACAATGCCAAGACCAACCTTTCTACAGTTCTCTATTGCCTGCAGTTTTATGGGGAGGAGATTTTTACCTCTGGATGTAATATATGGTTCCTCTGTGACACCATCGAACTGGAGGTAAACCGTGTTAAGACCTGCCTCCCTGAGTTCAGCTGCAAGTTCAGGTTTACGCGCCAGTCTGACACCATTGGTGGCTATCTGCACATGGGTGAAGCCCTCCTCCCTTGCAAGTTTCACAAGGTCGACTATGTCCTTCCTGACGGTGGGCTCACCCCCTGCATACTGAATCGCAGGTGTTGGAACCGGCCTGTTTCTGCGAAGATTTCGCAGCATCTCCCTTATCTCTTCATAGGTTGGTTCATAGATGTAGTTGGACACTGCTGCATTGGCAAAACAGATGGGACATTTAAGATTGCATCGATTGGTGACATCAATAAGACCAAGAACAGTGTGGCTTTCGTGTTCAGGGCAGAGCCCACAGTCCATTGGACATCCCTTCAGTGGGTCTGTCTGTGGATTCAGGAGACCCTCACCTTCCTCATCATACTCTTCCGCCTTATGGTAGATCTTGGAATTGCTCCAGTAAACATTTTCAAATTTTCCATGTTCCGGGCATTCCTTTCTTATTAGAACCCTGCCCTCGTCCTCAAAGACCTCCGCATCAACCGGTCTGAGGCATTCAGGGCAAAGACTCCTGGTTTTTTTTATTACCACAACAGTCACCTGTTAATCTGGATGTTAAAATGCATTGATCAATTCATCGGCAAATGTTATATATCTGATCCTTGAAATTATCCATGTATCCTCTTCTTTAAATCTAACCCACTCTCATGGGGTCTTAAAATTTTTGCGAGGTGTACAAGTGAATACTGATATTATCAATATTATAGATGTTCTCTATGTAATATACTTTATGTTACCCGCATATATGGCAAATATAAGTGGTCTCGTCTTTGGTGGGGGTAAGCCCCTTGATATGGGGATAACCCTCGCTGATGGGCGGCGCCTCATAGGTGATGGTGTGACCTGGAGGGGTACCGCTGCTGGTACCTTCGTCGGTTTGGTGGTGGGAATAATTCAGGGCCTACTTTCAGGTTCAATAATAATTGGCGTCATTACAGGGCTCCTTCTCGGATTCGGAGCCCTTATGGGTGATGCTGCAGGCAGTTTCATCAAAAGAAGGCTTAAGATAGATAGAGGGAGGCCTGCGCCAATCCTCGACCAGCTCGATTTCGTTTTCGGAGCCCTGATACTGGTATCCCCAATTGTTGTGCTGCCCATTGATTACATAATCCTCATAATGCTCATTACACTGGTTCTTCATCTTTCAGCCAACATAATCGCCTACCTCCTAGGTATGAAGGATGTCTGGTACTGATGGAATGAATAACCGATAAAGTGATGTGTTTTTTGAGAGAGTGCTGAAAGGGCGTCATGTGATCTCACTTTTCAGGACAAAAAAAGATGCCCATTTCAGGATTTATTTCTTTCTTGAATCATACACGCAGAAGCAGAGCAAACTGGGACCTGGTTTCAGCCCCCCTCCTTCAATACATATAAAACCATCTCGCTAATTTATCTTGGTGGTTCCACATGGTCTCCATTCATCATGAGAGAAGGGAGCTGCTGCTCCTGAGGAGCTTGATGGTCATGAAAAACACCTCAGGGGGTGATGACCACTCAGGAACCTCATAGACCAGGGTTGGGTACCCTGCAGCTGCCAGGGGTCTTGAGAAGAGCCTCCCTGACGAACTTCTGTATTTAGCCCTGCCTGAGACCTGGTAATAATTGAATCCATCCTCATTAACCCCTTCAGCGATCTCCACGGATGCCCTGTCCATCTGGGGAGTTGCTACATAGAATCCCTCACCGTAGCCAGGTTTATGGGCATGTGCAATTACAACGAGGTCATAATCTGACCTCTTTATATCCGGGAGGATGTAGGTGGCTGCAAGACCCTCACCGTTGGCTCTGCCCCTCGAATAATCCTGTGGACTGTCCTCGACGTTGATACTGTAAATTATAACCTCCGCCGGGAGCAGGGCAAATACACGTCCAGCCCACTGGACAGGAGCTATCGATACCTCTTCCCTTGGATGTATGCCCGTTACAATGGCTATCTTTACACTCTGCTCACCGTAGTGGGCGTAGATGTCCCTCGTCACGTACCCCCTTGAATCCGAGCCTATGGTTGAATGCTCAGAGAGGTTCAGTACCACGATTGTGGTAACAAGGACCGCCACAATGGCTGCAAGAACAATCATTAACCTCATGGAACCAGCTTCGTCTCATATTTTAAGTGTTCATAAGCCCTGGGCCTGGAGATAGTCCTCCATGAGGAGTGCTGTGCCCACTGCAGGTGCCACCACACACTCCTCCTCAGTTAAGAATTCATCCATGGTCCTGCATTCCAGTTCAAGGACCTCTGCAGCCCTCTGTGCCAGTATCTTCATCCCGAGACCCGTTGTAACAACCTCCTCGAGGCCCTCACGCTCTGAAACCTCGGCTATCCCCTCAGCTATCTTTAGGATCTGCTGGTGGTAGATGTACTCTGCAACGTCAAGCACGTCGCCCGGGCTGAGGAGTTCAAGGTCAGCGCATAGAACCCGGGCTATCCTCAGCATGCACTCCTCCACCGATTTCCCGGCCCCATCGGGTGTGCTGCATGTGTAATCTGATTCCCCGATGTTCCCCAGTACCCTGTGGACGTCTGCGGTGACTGCGAAGAGTTCAGATGAAACCCTGAACCATTTATCCTGGAGGGGCACCCTGTCAACTATGGTGGCCACGTTGGTCCGGAGTGTCCCTGTGTATACCAGTTCACCTGTTGAAAGCCTTTCAAGGTCATTTCTACCCCTTGCAGCCTCGAAGCCGTCCTTTACAGGGATTATATCTGTTGTGGTACTTCCAACATCAACCATTATGCAGTCACTGCTCATTGCAGATGCTATCTGGGATGTTGCAACCCAGTTGGCTGCTGCTATGTTCATGGGGTCTGCGAGGGCCTCTGATGCATCGACCATCCCTGAGAGACTCACGTATGCAACTGGAACATCAAAGGCCCCCTCCACCCTGTCAATTATATCAGCAACACCGGCAGCCTTGCTGGGGTATGCGTCCACCAGTTCAGCTGTCATGCATACCCCCACACCCTCCAGTTCATGAAGGTCATCGCCCACCATCTCAAGGAGTGTCTCTGCAAGTTCGTCCTTTCTGAGCCACATCGGGAGGTACCTGAAATCAACCCTCACCTCCTTCATGTCTCCATCAGAGCCAAAGTCTATTATGGCCATGTCGGTGTTTGCTCCTCCAATATCAAATCCTGCAATCTTCATGAAACTTCATCTCCATAATCCATCAATCTTGCTGTAGAGTTAGAGAAATATGCGGCGAATCAACAGTAAAGATCAGTATCCCCTGAAACCTTCAGTGACCTCCACAACCATGCCATCGATGCCCTTCCTGAAGGATGCTGTGCCATTGAATTTAACACCAGAAGGGAGTCTTCCAAGGACAGATTCAAGTATGAGGTGGCCAAGGTTCGCCTCCGTGACCCTTCTGAGCCCTATGTATGGTGTTGTGATCCGGGAGTTTATCTCAACAACGTAGGGCTCATCTGCAAGTATGAGGTCAACGCCAACATATCCCCTTAAACCTGTAATGGACTCCACGGCCCTCCTGGCGACGGTGAATGCATCCTCCCTCATCTCATGATCCACAGGTGCGCTACCACCATTGTATTCCAGTTCACTGCCAGCCATGATGATGTCCTGCCTGTTGAGGCTCAGGGGGAGTGCCTTCTCACCGTTGGATAGGAGGCTCACACTTACACTCTCGCCCTCAATAAAGTCCTGTATGATCATGTCTCCTGATAAATCCGGCTCATCCCCTGGTTCAAGGATCCTTATGCCCTGACAGGCAACCCCGTCGGCAGGTTTCACTATGAGCCTTGAAGGAACATC is a window from the Methanothermobacter thermautotrophicus str. Delta H genome containing:
- a CDS encoding protein-L-isoaspartate O-methyltransferase; protein product: MMDERRRMVQDLMERGYIKSEAVRRAMERVPREEFVPEDEMHRAYMDMPLPIGEGQTISAPHMVAMIAEILDLEPGMKVLEIGTGCGYNAAVIAEIIGPEGHLYTVERIGILYERARKKLRSLGYDNITVIHGDGSQGFADEAPYSRIYVTAAAPYIPDPLMKQLEIGGKLLIPVGSDKFYQELVLIERTSADDYRSRNLGGVAFVPLIGKHGWKFH
- a CDS encoding HVO_0476 family zinc finger protein, whose translation is MQCPICGSGSFRVLKSRTDESRSRKIKHLVLECEECGTVFRDSIVIEKPRTHRIVVSEHGKSYRDEVELYPGEELSAGDALTVSGKLVEVTSIELKSGKRVDRATEDDIETVWAVSLEAPARVGVSVDLHGEVYSRKVEIDRDFIFRVGDVLKIGEHVFRIKSMKTGDRMIRRGSAPAHNIKRIYGVPVNMRFTHDLTDRVV
- the hacB gene encoding homoaconitase small subunit, with the translated sequence MEGIIRGRVWRFGDNVDTDMIIPGRYLRTFSLDELASHVMEGARPEFASQVRKGDIIVAGRNFGCGSSREQAPVALKHAGVVAIIAESFARIFYRNAINIGLPVIMAKVDADDGDEVSIDLRSGQIRNLTAGSEYRMKPFNDYMLSILEDGGLVNHYLKTIDTGISGDEG
- a CDS encoding beta-ribofuranosylaminobenzene 5'-phosphate synthase, whose protein sequence is MVIELIINTPSRLHLTLIDLNGERGRLDGGVGITLNEPELVVGLEASDDMGVEFTSHAEGKLREEYRSKIMEAARRTLKHIGSDEKFHFTVRSMFPAHSGLGSGTQLSLATARLVAEYHGMKFTARELAHIVGRGGTSGIGVASFEDGGFIVDAGHSSREKSDFLPSSASSASPPPVIARYDFPEEWNIIIAIPEIDRSVSGRREVNIFQEYCPLPLRDVERLSHIILMKMMPAILEGDIEAFGESVNEIQGTGFKRIERELQDPLIDRIIDSMISAGAPGAGMSSFGPAVYSVTDEKPGNVAGAVAEIMGPGRIIVTGGRNRGAFMIK
- the tes gene encoding tetraether lipid synthase Tes — translated: MVIKKTRSLCPECLRPVDAEVFEDEGRVLIRKECPEHGKFENVYWSNSKIYHKAEEYDEEGEGLLNPQTDPLKGCPMDCGLCPEHESHTVLGLIDVTNRCNLKCPICFANAAVSNYIYEPTYEEIREMLRNLRRNRPVPTPAIQYAGGEPTVRKDIVDLVKLAREEGFTHVQIATNGVRLARKPELAAELREAGLNTVYLQFDGVTEEPYITSRGKNLLPIKLQAIENCRKVGLGIVLVPTLVRGLNDNQVGDIIRFAIDNIDIIRGVNFQPVSFAGRTPADRVEEQRITIPDFQKLVEAQTGSEISMDDFYPASSVRPISDFVAAIEGEPQVTFTCHQHCGTATYIFLEDDKIIPITRFIDVDRFFEVLEKGKDEIEEGGIAAKARVIARSAIELPKTLDKSEAPESVDIKRILTSIFKERSYTALGEFHYNTLLISCMHFMDPWNFDIDRVRRCVIHYALPDGRIVPFCTMNSIHRADVERHFAKPLNESKD
- a CDS encoding CDP-2,3-bis-(O-geranylgeranyl)-sn-glycerol synthase; translated protein: MNTDIINIIDVLYVIYFMLPAYMANISGLVFGGGKPLDMGITLADGRRLIGDGVTWRGTAAGTFVGLVVGIIQGLLSGSIIIGVITGLLLGFGALMGDAAGSFIKRRLKIDRGRPAPILDQLDFVFGALILVSPIVVLPIDYIILIMLITLVLHLSANIIAYLLGMKDVWY
- a CDS encoding hydantoinase/oxoprolinase family protein, producing MKIAGFDIGGANTDMAIIDFGSDGDMKEVRVDFRYLPMWLRKDELAETLLEMVGDDLHELEGVGVCMTAELVDAYPSKAAGVADIIDRVEGAFDVPVAYVSLSGMVDASEALADPMNIAAANWVATSQIASAMSSDCIMVDVGSTTTDIIPVKDGFEAARGRNDLERLSTGELVYTGTLRTNVATIVDRVPLQDKWFRVSSELFAVTADVHRVLGNIGESDYTCSTPDGAGKSVEECMLRIARVLCADLELLSPGDVLDVAEYIYHQQILKIAEGIAEVSEREGLEEVVTTGLGMKILAQRAAEVLELECRTMDEFLTEEECVVAPAVGTALLMEDYLQAQGL
- a CDS encoding ATP-grasp domain-containing protein yields the protein MKLLIFEYATASGIDDPEIFLEGRSMLEALLTDFRDFDVEFLLSERFADMDIGAGFRPSIIGDLDEWLQENLEGFDACIFIAAEEGMELYRLTRIVEESGVLLLGSSGDAVRTCSDKRLTYRALDGRVPLIGTYEPEEIVDVPSRLIVKPADGVACQGIRILEPGDEPDLSGDMIIQDFIEGESVSVSLLSNGEKALPLSLNRQDIIMAGSELEYNGGSAPVDHEMREDAFTVARRAVESITGLRGYVGVDLILADEPYVVEINSRITTPYIGLRRVTEANLGHLILESVLGRLPSGVKFNGTASFRKGIDGMVVEVTEGFRGY